From a region of the Mercurialis annua linkage group LG1-X, ddMerAnnu1.2, whole genome shotgun sequence genome:
- the LOC126661849 gene encoding amino acid permease 3-like has translation MKMGDNTAAAKNQFPPHSFSIVSDVPPQANSKWLDDDGKLKRTGTVWTASAHIITAVIGSGVLSLAWAVAQLGWVAGPSVMFLFSLVTYYTSTLLSACYRTGDPVNGKRNYTYMDAVRSNLGGGKVKICGFVQYLNLVGVAIGYTIASSISMMAVKRSNCFHSSGGKDACHMNANPYMIAFGVVEILLSQIPDFDQLWWLSILAAVMSFTYSTIGLGLGIAQVVQNGKIMGSMTGISIGTVTETQKIWKSFQALGAIAFAYSYSLILIEIQNTIRSPPAEFKTMKKATLISVSVTTIFYMLCGCFGYAAFGDMSPGNLLTGFGFYNPYWLLDIANVAIVVHLVGAYQVYCQPLFAFVEKAAAQKFPDSEFITKDIKIQIPGCKPYNLNLFRSAWRTIFVIFTTVVSMLLPFFNDIVGLLGALGFWPLTVYFPVEMYIAQKKIQKWSTRWLCLQILSAACLIITIAAAAGSIAGVIDDLKTVKPFHTTY, from the exons ATGAAG ATGGGTGATAATACAGCCGCAGCCAAGAATCAGTTTCCTCCTCACTCCTTCAGTATTGTTTCAGACGTGCCGCCTCAAGCCAACTCCAAGTGGTTAGACGATGACGGCAAACTCAAGCGAACCG GAACTGTTTGGACAGCTAGTGCTCACATAATAACAGCAGTGATCGGTTCTGGAGTTTTGTCTTTGGCTTGGGCGGTTGCTCAGCTCGGTTGGGTTGCTGGCCCCTCTGTTATGTTCTTGTTTTCTTTGGTTACTTATTATACTTCTACTCTGCTCTCTGCTTGCTACCGAACTGGCGATCCTGTCAATGGCAAGAGAAACTATACTTACATGGATGCTGTTCGTTCCAATCttg GTGGTGGTAAGGTTAAAATATGTGGATTTGTTCAGTATTTGAATCTTGTCGGAGTTGCCATTGGTTACACAATAGCATCGTCTATTAGTATGAT GGCAGTGAAGAGGTCAAACTGTTTCCACAGCAGCGGAGGCAAAGATGCATGCCATATGAATGCAAATCCTTACATGATTGCATTTGGAGTTGTTGAAATTTTACTCTCTCAAATTCCTGATTTTGATCAACTATGGTGGCTCTCTATACTTGCTGCTGTCATGTCCTTTACTTACTCCACCATTGGTCTCGGCCTTGGAATTGCTCAAGTTGTTCAAAATGGTAAAATCATGGGCAGTATGACCGGAATTAGCATCGGAACAGTCACTGAAACTCAAAAGATATGGAAAAGCTTCCAAGCTCTCGGCGCCATTGCTTTTGCTTACTCATACTCTCTTATCCTAATTGAAATTCAG AACACAATCAGATCTCCACCAGCAGAGTTCAAGACAATGAAAAAAGCAACTCTAATAAGTGTATCTGTCACCACTATTTTCTACATGCTATGTGGTTGCTTCGGCTATGCTGCTTTCGGAGACATGTCTCCCGGAAATCTCCTAACTGGATTCGGTTTCTACAACCCCTACTGGCTACTAGACATTGCCAATGTCGCGATAGTAGTCCATCTAGTCGGTGCATACCAAGTCTACTGCCAACCCTTATTTGCATTCGTCGAAAAAGCAGCAGCACAAAAGTTTCCGGATAGTGAATTTATTACTAAAgacataaaaatccaaatccCCGGATGCAAACCCTATAATCTGAACCTCTTTAGATCGGCATGGAGgactatttttgtaatttttacgACAGTAGTTTCGATGTTGCTTCCGTTCTTTAACGACATTGTTGGTTTGCTCGGAGCATTGGGATTTTGGCCGTTGACAGTTTATTTTCCAGTAGAAATGTATATAGCACAAAAGAAGATACAAAAATGGAGCACAAGATGGCTCTGTCTTCAAATATTAAGTGCTGCTTGTCTTATCATCACCATTGCTGCTGCTGCTGGTTCTATTGCTGGAGTTATTGATGATCTTAAAACTGTCAAGCCATTTCATACTACTTATTAG